A genomic region of Stegostoma tigrinum isolate sSteTig4 chromosome 13, sSteTig4.hap1, whole genome shotgun sequence contains the following coding sequences:
- the LOC125458153 gene encoding synaptopodin isoform X2 — MWTGLGRSLSSSEQEAKDARIQSQKIVAQLTTPPSTNSKGVLLFNRRRKRVNAFTLTSYGKGEHCTDLESGSLTDGEGRDPGDGLAGQPGRKPPTSSDSSEDTSLWRYRGRAEGHAMESTLTVGNHEEAADPRRQTGAEEDYVSEVEGLQGEEVVEEDGGERELAGEPGLERGFKSPTVTQPVEISHSVKPARTTVEVHLSSSYPPHDPDSKDLLKEVNGQTGSGGQHGQSHMVHRPEEKQPFLANRTPKPFSAEGGSPKPYKPPASVPEIAPYAPVYSRQPPGSQRTSSAPPPGSSAPGVEQSSRPPAMWANKTGILEESRIRRAAWKPMFTFSEKPKVAPNPELLSLVQGIDVQKRKGSQGEALAEDDDSLGLGAEAATFNPQKKPSPPVAPKPPVRGQEEPPVPEWASCLKPPELRAPRTSGASQALAEVKGKGAELFARRQTRMERYTIEAPVAMETRPRPPSPTMSLPPSWKCSDEPFDRQSVPAGPRSPVSAFARVGKANGNPAASRQQHQHHHHHASSSLFIISPEKNPVSSLPKGAPSPPRLLRPNPAPASYLRQTSTPLSSCPPTAAKPPPAAAPSSRLNGFTEPPAPSFQPPPPPGTGGSSSPSPRATKGVLQVPRPSFSARKAGLEAQGPVSPGSSLWKASFERRLSSPRLYTDTFRTPPESPRSPFSPVSSSSSPGAGGTAYNNWSPLGEPKASSASTRLSGSSPDSRRLKELLAKNVLSAARRKKLSSPPASSGELPPSPHSPCPSPLVPLSPSVVSPDTPGVRSPLRLYRRSLTDSEFSLASDDSGPRSPSYYNFCPRGWTGSKLRQSEQL, encoded by the exons GTCTCGGCCGCAGCCTCAGCTCGAGTGAGCAGGAGGCAAAAGACGCCAGGATCCAGAGCCAGAAAATTGTAGCCCAGCTGACTACTCCACCGAGTACCAACTCCAAGGGTGTATTGCTCTTCAATAGGCGCAGGAAGAGAGTGAATGCTTTCACCTTAACGAGCTACGGCAAGGGAGAGCACTGCACTGACCTGGAATCGGGCAGCCTCACTGATGGAGAGGGCCGAGATCCTGGAGACGGTCTAGCCGGGCAGCCAGGCAGAAAACCGCCTACATCGTCCGACTCCTCAGAGGACACCAGCCTCTGGCGCTATCGGGGGAGGGCTGAGGGCCACGCCATGGAGTCCACATTGACGGTTGGAAACCACGAGGAGGCAGCGGACCCGAGGCGCCAGACGGGAGCGGAGGAGGACTACGTATCGGAGGTCGAGGGGCTGCAGGGTGAAGAGGTAGTGGAGGAGGATGGAGGCGAGAGGGAGCTTGCAGGGGAACCCGGGCTTGAGCGAGGATTCAAGAGCCCCACGGTGACACAGCCGGTGGAAATCAGCCATTCAGTGAAACCGGCCAGAACGACGGTAGAGGTCCATTTGTCGTCGTCTTACCCGCCACATGACCCAGACAGTAAGGATCTACTGAAGGAGGTCAATGGTCAAACAGGCAGCggtggtcaacatggacaaaGCCACATGGTCCACAGGCCTGAAGAGAAGCAGCCATTCTTGGCGAACAGGACACCCAAGCCTTTCTCGGCGGAGGGGGGCTCTCCAAAACCGTACAAGCCACCGGCCAGTGTCCCAGAGATTGCTCCCTATGCCCCGGTTTACTCCCGCCAGCCTCCTGGGTCCCAGAGGACATCGTCGGCACCGCCTCCAGGTTCCAGTGCACCAGGCGTGGAGCAGTCATCCAGGCCTCCGGCCATGTGGGCCAACAAGACGGGCATCCTGGAGGAGTCAAGGATTCGGCGGGCGGCCTGGAAGCCCATGTTCACCTTCTCCGAGAAGCCCAAGGTGGCGCCCAATCCCGAGCTCCTCTCCCTGGTGCAGGGCATCGACGTCCAGAAGAGGAAGGGCAGCCAGGGCGAGGCGCTGGCCGAGGACGACGACAGCCTGGGCCTGGGGGCCGAGGCTGCCACCTTCAACCCCCAGAAGAAGCCTTCGCCCCCCGTGGCCCCGAAGCCCCCGGTTCGAGGCCAGGAAGAGCCCCCGGTTCCCGAGTGGGCGTCGTGCCTGAAGCCGCCGGAGCTGAGGGCCCCGCGCACGTCAGGGGCCAGCCAGGCCCTGGCAGAGGTCAAAGGGAAAGGGGCGGAGCTGTTCGCGCGGCGGCAGACCCGGATGGAGAGGTACACCATCGAGGCACCAGTTGCCATGGAGACCAGGCCCAggcccccctcccccaccatgtcCCTGCCGCCATCTTGGAAATGCAGCGACGAGCCCTTCGACCGCCAGAGCGTACCCGCCGGCCCCCGCTCCCCGGTCTCCGCCTTTGCCCGGGTGGGTAAGGCGAATGGGAACCCGGCGGCTTCCCGGCAGCAACAtcagcaccaccaccaccacgcGAGCTCCTCGCTGTTCATCATCTCGCCGGAGAAGAACCCCGTCAGCTCGTTGCCCAAAGGGGCCCCCTCCCCGCCCCGGCTCCTCAGGCCCAACCCGGCCCCAGCCTCCTACCTCAGGCAGACCTCGACGCCGCTCTCCTCGTGCCCGCCGACAGCCGCCAAGCCGCCCCCTGCCGCCGCCCCCTCCTCCCGGCTGAACGGATTCACCGAGCCCCCGGCTCCAAGCttccagcctcctcctcctcccggcACCGGCGGCAGCTCCTCGCCGTCCCCCCGAGCCACCAAGGGGGTGCTGCAGGTCCCGAGACCCTCCTTCTCCGCCCGGAAAGCAGGACTGGAAGCCCAG GGACCAGTCTCTCCAGGGAGCTCGCTTTGGAAGGCCAGCTTCGAGCGGAGATTGAGCAGCCCCCGGCTGTACACAGACACGTTCCGTACCCCCCCAGAAAGCCCCAGATCACCCTTTTCCCcagtcagtagcagcagcagcCCAGGAGCAGGAGGCACAGCCTACAACAACTGGAGTCCACTCGGTGAGCCCAAAGCCAGCTCAGCCTCCACCCGACTGTCGGGCTCCAGCCCAGATAGTCGCCGTCTCAAGGAGCTGCTGGCCAAGAATGTGCTCAGTGCCGCCCGTCGTAAGAAGCTGTCAAGCCCTCCCGCTTCTTCTGGGGAGCTGCCCCCCAGCCCCCACAGCCCCTGCCCCTCTCCACTGGTGCCTCTCTCGCCCAGTGTGGTCTCTCCAGACACTCCGGGTGTCCGCTCTCCCCTCCGCCTTTACCGCAGGTCACTCACTGATTCTGAGTTTTCGCTGGCCTCAGATGATTCTGGACCCAGGTCCCCCAGTTACTACAACTTCTGTCCGCGCGGATGGACTGGGAGCAAACTCCGACAGAGTGAGCAGTTATAA